The following is a genomic window from Anopheles aquasalis chromosome 3, idAnoAquaMG_Q_19, whole genome shotgun sequence.
TCATCGTTCAATTAACCACTTCGCGGTGCTTCGCGCCTTTGTTCGTTTGAGGTCCTTTTCCGAGAACGGCTTACAACCGTCTCCCGGTCGGTGGCTAATCGAAACACAAAGTTTTCCCCACTTCCGGGGCTGTGGAGCTTTGGCGGGAAActtattttaagaaaatgggTGGTGCAAGGGGTGCTTGGCATAACACGGGGTGCACCTATGGACCGTGCTGCTAGTGAGTTGTATTTacagaaagcagcagcaggttttagctggtttgctggtgcaCGTGATTGCATATCATTGATTCGGTAACGATTGAACTATGGGCTAGGCGTTGGTAGTATTATGCTGTACTTGCAAtagcataaaatataaaaataataacttACGCTATGTTTAATAGTCACGTCTTCTTTGTTGTTCTGATGATGTGTGATTAGAAAACCGAACATTCAATAAATACCGAAAATACTTTATTGGTGATAAGTTATTGCTAAACCTGTTCCATTAAAGCCTAGTCCGTTAGTTCAATTCACAGTCTACATTTACATTTGTGAACTCGTTTGTAATTCATTTCGATACGCCTCGTGCTCATTGTGCCATCAACAAGTCGCTCGATGGTAGACTCACTGTTCTCGAGCCGGCTTCCCCGTCAGCCAAATACCACAACCGCAACCGTCAGAAACCCAAAAAGCATGAAATTTATTCACATTCACTTGATTAGCCGCCTGCAGcttcagcagtagcagcagcagcagcagcagcagcaacagtagctcaacggaatgatgattgaaacgcaaacgaaacgcCGAGGAAGAGCTTCAGCTCCTCCGCTCAGCCTTCCTGCCGTTCGTTCAACAAACGATACGACCTGTGAGCCGTTTTGGGAAAGAAATCCTTTCGCCTTATTCCACCGCGCGCCGTATTATCGGAACAAACGGTagcactcagcagcagcagcagcagcagcagcagcagtaccattGGCCATGGAGAGATTAATATTCAGCAAATAGCACgcttaaattaaattattgttattgaaagtgtatttggtttttggggggagggagttaTCTTGCCGATCGACTGACGATGGCTGAATGTGTTCCCATggcccaccccggggggaagggaagaaagcTGTAAGCGAAAtgagaatggaacggaatcgaaAGCATAATGCTGACGTGGAACGATAGCATAAAAATATTATCGTTTCGCTTGAGCAACTCCCCGGGAACACGTGGATGGATCGGATTTCTTCAGAGAACTCAAAGAATCAGTTCGTACTTCTGTTGGCACCTCATCATCCATACTGGAAGCACAACGGGTGGTagctggtgggtggtggtgagataATTGAAAAAATTGGTCCCCACACACGTGGTCCAGCATTCCAAACAGACGAGCCCCATTTTCGAGAGCTCGGAGTGTGTGCTGCAAGTAGATACAAGTAATGCGAGTTGTCGGCCAACCTTCTTGCACTACTTGCAACAGTTCAAACACATTTTCTCCGTACCGTACACTCCCACACCCTGCCGCAGATAGCTGGCCGGAATGGCGACAGATTAGGCGTTAAATAAGAATTCCCTCTCTTCTACGCCGTGATCAACTTTTGTAATAACTTTTCAACAAACttcttgcgtttttttttgcgtccttCTTCGGTCGCCACAGAGTCCATAAATTTCGCTTCGCGACGTGGCGCTTTCAGCACTATGTCGGCATACCAGCGGGCCAGCAGCCATGAGCATTCTGAGTAAATATTAAAACAGACTCGCGCGACTGGCCGCACGCTTCCATTCCGGTCACGTAAGATTTTTCCATTACCGATAGAATGTCGAagacggggggggggttaggaactagagaaagagagagaaagggagatgGTCTGTCTACGGCCGgagggaccaccaccaggccaggaTTCTTCGAACGAAGGATCTGGCGACACACGCAGACCTGCATCATCGAGATGCTGGCTGcgttctgctggtgctgtatgTTGCTGGAAGAGCGGAGTTACCATAGCAACCGCCGGATGGTTGAACTATTTgtgggttttccttttttttatacttgGCGTGATGGTTGTGATTGCCAAGGATCGGTTACGAATAGACAGATTCGTTTTAAAAAGTGATTAACTTTAGTGGTTGTGTAATCAGGCGGTTCGTAATGTCCAGGAATATTTATTTAACATCATTCAAGGCTTCCATATCCGGTTTTTATAATCTAATTTAACACTTCAGAGTCTAGACTTTAGATTACGAGTATTAAACTCTCGTTGCGATTAAAACGTTGTCGTCATAAATGCAACAAAATATTATAAATCATATTTTCTGAGGAATGCTATAGTGTTGGAATGTATTATGATGCAACATCGATTCCTGGGGGAGACCTCCACATTAACGGATGGCTTGTAGCCCATCAATTGCTGACCACGCCGAGCAAGCAATACTTGCCGAACGTTATCCTCCCTCGTAGCATGCACGCAGCAACATATTCGCAAAAGGGTTCTGTAGGTTCCCCATGTCCAACGtgacaccgaaaccgattcaACAAACGTGCACCGGATCAACATTGACGTCCAAGTGATGCCTTGCCTTCTCTCGGACCCCTTTTTTTACGGCAACCATTTTTACACTCCCCCGGAGCCTGAGAAGGATAATCGTGCAGGATTATAATAATAGCTGCAGGATACAGCGACAAGCCGCTAACCGGACCCAGCGGTCAGctgaccgaacgaacgaacgaacgaacggagtgTCCGATTGTGCACGGAATACGTGAGTGAGCGATACACGTCGTCTGTAACCCGTTCACGCCCCGGTGGTAAAGCTGCAAACTGTACTGTGGAATGCAGTGATCGTCATGCTATCCGGTCCCGTGGATAGTGAAGGTGCACCCTCCCCCCCAGTGAGATGACGTGGCCATAAGGAGCGTAATGCGTATGCAATGGGGGAACCACGTCGTATTTTTCACTCCTCATCGGATTCTGGAGTGTCAAGCGCCGTTTGGTGGCAATTTTGAAATGCGTATGGAATGTTCGTGCTGGTATGCATGGGCACCAGGACAGCGGAAatactttttattaaaaaggAGTTGAGTTCCTttatctttttcaattttggatatatcatttttcatttcgaagcAAAGGTTTATGAAGTTATGTGACAAAACTGTTCCTTCTTAATTCCAGTTTTTGTGCATTAGcacacatttcatttttttgttattactGCAACAGAAATCTGTAGTCAAAAAAGGAGATACAAATGCATTAATCACCACTAAACACTACAAACATTAACAATTCTTGATAGAAATGCAAATGTCTTTCGATAAGCATATCATGTTCTTTTCAACATTTCTTCATTCTAATAACTTCAAAACCCTGGGCTAATTGCCCTACTCTACGAcagaaaaggaatgaaaacCTTGAGCAACTATTATCTGGACCCAATTTTAcccaaaaaaatgcaacataagtcgagccaccaccatcaacgccaAGAGAAGAAACCAAATTGAATACCCGACGTGGCCTGACAGTAACTCTGAGCTCACTCCCGGCCACTGCAACCACGTCAATATGCCAGCAGCATAGCGCATGCAGTAGCGTTCGTGAAATTCAATAACGGTGCGCCTCCATGCCAAGTGCCGTCCTAACGAGTCACTAAGCGGTCACAGACAGCCACGCGTGTATACCTGCCACATTGCACATTACCCAGGACATTGGGGCCAAGGGACTGACGTATGTAAACGTCATGCTCCTGCTCAGTAAACAAAGGCAGACGAGGGAccccggaccgggaccgggaccgggaccgggaccgggagcgCTCACAAAACTTTCAATGCACCATTTATGCCGCAAACATGTCATACGGGAGTCGGTGGCAAGTTTGTGTTATCCCGTTGGCCAAAACTTTGAAGAATGAACGTTTGCgtgagtgaaagaaagagacagagagtcgGCAAATGGAGGAAAGCAAACGTTTAGAGAGGAGGACAAGTTGGcccaaaagaagcaaaaatgggAACGGAGCATAAAGAGACACCACGGTACTGAAATGAATCTCCTgaggctggcaggcagacaggcggCTGCCGTGGAACTGTCGGAATGCTTCGAGGCAAACGAAAAGCGTAGCGGGGGGCAGCAGggaaaacaataataacacTAAAAAACGACCCCAGTTCCCTTacccaaacaaaaccccacCAAGCGAACTCGCTCGCATCAaaacgcaacagcagccaaaGTCACGGCGGAAACACACGTCCACCGGTCCatcccgaagaagaagaactgcGCTACTCACCGCCCCTTGGCAAAccgtggaggaggagggggaggtcTACGGcaataaaatttgaataaattgcAGATGTTCATGGCGCTTCCTGTCATCGAGCTTTCcgcttttcatttcaacttTCATTTCCTGTCTGGACTGGAGAGCCTCCGAGCGATCTACCGCCTGGTTTGTGTTTtcctcgggttttttttttcacctccctctccctccctctttcattttccgagcaccaccaccttcggcttgtttgtgtgatttttccttcattttcggTTCCGGGTTTTCGGGCGTTTGTGAAGGGCGGTTTTGTCCCGGGAAGGTCGGATCGGTTTCGGGTTTCCAGCTCGTTGCTGGCCCCCTCGTTGCTCCACCGCCCCAGGCTCCAATTTCCGGAAAAGCTGTTCCTTGTTACCGGAAACCGTGTTGCAGGTTTGctctttcgtttcgtcgttcGTGGGGCGTGCATGACtcttgcagcaacaaaaaaatggaccaAAAAACCCAGGATGAGTAAGACGGATTGCTAACAGCGaaccatctctctttctctcgctttgcCTCAATCTCGTCCTCGGTTGCTGGCCAGTAGCTTTGGGTGTGACCTCTACATGCATAGGCCTGCATGGATGCCGCTagtcggttggttgtttgtcttttccgATAAAACGCTTTTCATCCTACTGTCTACCTGTGGGAGATGAGCATCAAACGAACTAggagaacacagagagagtATCAAAAACTGCAGTGACACAACTCGTCGATGAGgagacgaaaaaaagaaagtaaaacaagAGAGTCACGTTCTGGTAAACTTTTGGCTCTGGTGTTCTACGACTGCTGTTGATATAGGCAAATGCATGGAAAAGGACTGCAGTCACTCGGTAGTGGTAGTGAGAAGCTTCCTGTCTCCGACTTCCATACGGTGAAGGTGTTTGGTTAGCTTCATTCATCCTCCagcttttttctgtttatgtGACAGTATTAGCATATGGTGGTCTGCAATTTCAGGTTAGCACTAAGCGGTAAAAAGGGTTCGTTTAAGCAAACCAATGCATCACGATCGCATTCTTGCATGCTGCATTCCGTCACATTGTTTGCGGAGAGAAACGTTTGGAACATTTTTATCAATTCCACCTTTTTTGGACTGTAGTAGGCGTTGGCAGCGAAAGTGCAGCAAAAATGGCGCACATTTCGAGATGGCATAAAATGGCACCGAGAGTGGTGGCGCACGCCAATGAGCCGTACCTTCCGGTTGATAGCCAACATTTTGGGAGTGACTGGCAACAAACACCATACCAGTACCAATGGCGACAGATTGGTGTTTGCTTTCATCGAGACCGGTGCAGTCAGATGAGTGGCCTGATTCCCACCTTTCATGAGGTAGCTTTTATTATCTGTGTGGTTTTGGTTGACAGGATTCAGGTCAGGGAATTCGTGCCGAAATTTCGGATGCGATGCGCCCACAATTCGCACTGAATTCGTAGAACAAAATGAGAAAAGAGTTTTGAGTGAAACGAAAACTTCATAGAACCTCCTCATACCAGTTCACCTCCAAAATATCTCCAGCTGATTAAATGACCAAGCACAAAGATCATTAGTCAAGgattcttcttctgcaggGAGCTGAGTTGAGCAATAAACCGACAGGAATCGAAAGAAAGTGATTTTGGCCAACATGATAACCAATGTCAGCATCTGTTTTATTCCCTTAACCTAAGGTACAATCTAAACAGTCCACTCACTCTCTACTAAGCTCtaccctctgctctgctcactGTTGCATATTCCGCCGACCGATTCCCTTCCGCAGCTGGAACATCTCCTTCGGTATCTTGTGGTTGCTGAAGAAACACTTGTACATCTGGTACGCGGTGTCGCACACATCGTCACCCTCGACGCTACACTTTTTCACCAGCTCGTTCACCTTGGCCGGCTCGATGCCACCCGCCAGCTTCTGCCGGATCACATCCTGCTGGATCTTGCCATCCTCACCGATGAATCCGGCTTTATCGAAGAAACACTTCACGAAGCACTGGGGATAAGGACACAgcatttttttacgattaaaACCAATCCGTAGCATGCAAAACTCAAACCGAACCTTACCTTCGCTttcatcgtttcgatcgaaaaGTCACCGCTCAGCACCCGGAACGCGTTCTTCGGCAGTACACCCGTCTCCTTGACGCACTCGCGGGCATTCTGGTGTATGCGCCGGATCTGGTCCGCTTCCAAACGGGCGGCCTAGTATACCCACGGGGGGGTCAACGTTATGCACAAATTAGAATGCCATCGTACGCCGGTCTAACCTCTTCGAACTCACCTTCACGTAGCTCGTAGCGCTAATCAGCAGCACACCAAGGGTTGCAATCAGTTGCATGCCACTGTACTTCATCGTGATGCGTGATCTTTCGCCGGAGAATAGACTGTGGGATGAGCAATGAAACGGAGCACTGAACACAACCTTTACCGGGCGAGACCTGTACACGCTTTCTCCTCCAGCAACAGTAGTGCCATTGCTACTTATACGTCTAGACCACAGGCGGGGTCTGGCCACGCGACTCGCGAGGTAGTTTACGATAAACACCGTTTGGTGCTGACTCATTTCGTTCTTGGTTTGGCTGCCCTTGCTGGAGTAGCCGCTACGAAGAATAGGGGAAAAAAGCATTACCACATAAACATGAATGGCATCCgcggtttgttttgcgttcctTTGCTGCCGTGCTGTGGCCATGAGCCGGTAGCCTCTCAAGGTTAAccctaggggggggggggaggggggtttaaAATAGCATTCGGGTTCATTTCGGTTCATTCGCAAATCGTTGGATGTAAAATGTTGCACAAAATGTTGTTCTAAAAGAAATTATGTACAAAATGTTTAGCTTCATCTgagttttttatgtttattctTCTCTGATAGCATAGCATCGTAAAGACTTGTTATGTAAAGTATAATATTAAAACCAATATTATGCTAACTCCATttcttttcataattttccatcTTACGGTTCTTCGATGAAGCATAAACCTACATCGCCGTAGGCACGATCGGCACAAGCCAACTCTAAGTGGTCACAGCAGCAATGCAGCGCTGGAAGGAATATGTTGCGGATCGTACTATCAAAGCCAGGATGCATTGTTTATGGAAACGAAATTACgtaaaatggaataaatttaCTGAGAGTCTCGCTCCTTCACTCATGTGAGGCATGTCGATGAACAatgttggtttcttttctctcgGTTTCGGGGAAATAGAGTATCAACAAGGCGTTGTATGGCAAGAGTTCTCACGGCATATGCATTCAGATAACACACTCATTATTATGCAGGATACTTGCTGCTCACTCTTTAAACCTTATGTTGCGCAGGCTTGATACTGATAGTTACCAAACCGTTATTATTCAATAGATTTTCCAAAAGGAGATGCGAAAACCTGACGcatcacgagagagagagagagatagagaaaaaaagtttCCTTTAAGAAAAATTCAtataagaaacaaaatattgaaatattaaCTCTTCTGTTATCGTATTCTCATTATTCTTTGTAAGCGATTTGTTACATACGCAATGAAAACTATGCTACATccaacaaaaaccaagcaGCAATTAATTTGCGCTTCGTGCTCGTATAATACCAACCTTCAGTTACCATCTGCTTAAAGGTTTCATTTCACCTGCAACATTGTACAACATCACCTGACGGCATTCCCGCCCACAAACAAGCCATTGTTTTGCACCCGGGCCACCCGGGAGTAAGAGCGGCTACTTAGCATTCCGTGGCTCAATCAATTATGTATCTGCTGCacttcaccgccaccagcagtaACTCATGCATCGCTGACCTCTCCGTGTGCCGTTCAAACAAACGTTCAGTAATTAATGATTCCGAGGCAGCAAAGTGCAATCGGTTGGAGATAGATCTTGCGCTATCCATCGTGAACTTGAACACGAAGCCATTTCACGGTCCCGGGACGCTCGGTTTGCTGATCAGAATGGTGTAGTTGGGATCTTCCCATCATCCGCTGCACTCTGAAGGTGAGCTGCTCATAGCGATTGGTGGGAGATGCTGGTATAAAACCAACCGGTATTAGGTCAGTAGGTTATCAGAACCATTTCACTAGCAACACCTGCCTGTCGATAGCCCAGTCAATCACCATGCAgttcaccattttcttccttctcaccgGTGCCTCGCTGGTGTTCCTGGCTGAGGTTCGCGTAAGTTTTGCCTCCAGTTGAGTCCTGGTACGCAACTAACCACTGCTCATTTTCTTCATCCTCTCCCCCACGCAGAGCTTTACGCTGCGTCAGCAGAAGATGGTCAGCATCTACGCCCTGGAGTGTATGGCCGAATCGGGCATCGACGTTGCTTCGGTGACGAAACTGCGCGACGGTGATGTCACCGCCGCCAGCAAGGCGAACCGCTCGGTAAAGTGTTTTATGAAATGCTTCTTCGAGAAGGAAGGCTTCATCGATGGCGACGGTCAGCTGCAGCTCGAGAACATTACGGTCGCCCTGGAGAAGGACTACGAGCGGGGCACGATCGATGAGATGCTGGTAAAGTGTGGCGTCCAGAAGGAGGATGGCTGTGAAACGGCGTACCATGCGTACGAGTGCTACCACGATCACTACCAGAACCAGTAGTCAAGCATTTGCGTGCCTGAGCCCGTGCCCGTTTGCTCCTCATCCCGAACCAGCGAGAAAGTGTGCCTCAAGTCAACAATAAATGGAATGCTCTTTGAAAGTAACTTACCTACCTGGTCTGGGGATGATAAATGAAAGTGTAAGAAGGAAATCTGGGTGCCACTCGGTAGCGCACCATAAATTGCTGTCACATATACGGCAAACTcccaaggaaaaaaaaagaattcagGAATCGCATTATGCATCAGTTCATTTCTTGCAATCTCACCAGCAAGACATCCTCAAATCACTCGACGCTCCATGCTGGTGTGATGGAAGGGGACCGgaactctgctctgcttttgGGTGTGGTTCATAGTTATAAATGTATAACATCATTAAAGGCTGGAGGCCATCGCCTAGGTTGATTTAGGATCgtgaaccaaccaagcaaaagTTAAACGCCACGGGCCACAGGAGAACGCTCCGAGCTCCTCGCTGGTACCGCTAAGCCGTAAAGTGAGAGTAAGCTGCTTCGTTTATCATCTCCATGCACGTCGGTTCCTAAGCTGACCGGCTTCCCTGTTGCCAGTGTGCGCCGGGAGCAGTGTGGCGAAGAGATAGCGAAACATTTCTCATATATGCGCTACGATGCGCTGATTATGCAGTGAGATTATGCAGCCCTTTTCGGTCGGGTTTGGGTTTCCCACTGCACTCACTGCACGCTGCCACGGGCTAGACGGTGCGGCCAATGCGGTGCAATAGTCCGGACACGTGGCCACGCGGTGATGATGCAAAGTGGCGCTAGCTGGTACCCATTGCAGGGAACCATTCATCACCTGCCTTTTTGCCTGCCGGCACCGTGTGTGCGGTTCGGTGGTGCAGAGGAGGGAATACTGCAAAAGGGAAATGGTTGTCTTTTCTCAAAATCGTTGAGCATTTCTGTGTGACAGTTTGATGTACGGTGAGGCTAAgcataaacattttaaattatattttaaaaatgtattttaattTGATAATTATGGTGGAGGGAATGTAGCTGGCaatgaaatgttggaaaatcaACTACTGAAAGGTAAACAAAAGTTGTGATTCTCAACGCTCGTTGATAAGCTTTTACACAGACGATAAtaaatttttgtttgttcatgtttatttgtgtggttgtttttcatatcacttttgtttttttttcgtgttttcaatttataaTTCTCGTATTTCTTTaaaatttcatgtttttcaaGTTATACCATTCATGTTCATGCACCCAACATTCATCAACATTTCAGCTTTTATCTCGCAAGTTCCCCATTGAAAGCGCCTTCCCTTCTAGCATCCTTTCAAGATTGCCTGCTCGCAACTGAGGACCATTGTTCGCCCCACGCTCAAGCACACCAAACATCcacggaacgaaaagaaacccCCGTGCCCCCAGAGATGTTATATCGTTTGTCACGCGTTGCGGAGAATGCACTATTTGCATTTGCTCTGCGGCGCTTCGTTGCACATCTTCAAAGGCCATTCAAAGGCCGAAGAATTAGCATGGCCGCGAGTTCAACAAGGGTCACAGTGAACGCTGTGCAGCTCCGCGGAGTGGTTCCGGTAAGTTGCTCAAAAAGGAATaaggaatcgaaatgaaaagtgcTGGAAACTTCTTCAAACTACAACCCGAACCTACCGAGCCATAAGAACTGACGACCGAACTGGAGTGGATGGAACACTCAAATGCCCGTGGGAATGATGAATTGCTCGTTTCGTCCGCATCGTCCAGTCCGTGGTTCACTGATGATGTCCGGAATAGACCGGATGTTGACGTTGTTTGAGGCCACACTCTGAGCTTTTCAATCACTGTTGCTCTCCTGGATAAAGACGAAAGAGGATTTACCCTTCACTCAGCCTTCAACTTTCCGGACTTTTGGACGAAATTGGATTGGGGTGTTCCCGTAACCGAAGCTTTCACTCAGGCTAGTAAAGACTAACGATGATTGCCACACTGTTTCGAGAACGTTGTGTACCGTCTGGAGGGGGCTATCCAAAGTGTATCTCCATCTTAACATTATCCTATTAAATCTCTCCGTTCCAATCGACACACTAGAAACTGGTATTGTTTTCAACTAGATCCGTTggtcatcgtcaccatcgcacCACATTCGATCGATATCCGTGACGACGCAACCGTCAACGCAACGCCCTGcaacgagagcgagcgagtcgaACAAGACAAGCCAAAGTAATTAATAATTGGATTTTAATCCTTTTGCCAGCATATCCCACACTGATGTCGGTACCATCGGGACGTGACAAAGATGCAGCAACACACCGACTGAAGACTGGAGCCTAGCTCGTCGAAGGCTCCAAGGATCTACATTTCCTCACCGCTGacaggaccaccaccgaaccgaccaacCCGTTGTGGTAGCGTTACGTGTGGTGCGGTTTGTGGAACACAGATCGGTGATTTATGAGATTCTATCGAATGTCAGACAAAGATTCATCAAACATC
Proteins encoded in this region:
- the LOC126576283 gene encoding general odorant-binding protein 56d-like, with the translated sequence MKYSGMQLIATLGVLLISATSYVKAARLEADQIRRIHQNARECVKETGVLPKNAFRVLSGDFSIETMKAKCFVKCFFDKAGFIGEDGKIQQDVIRQKLAGGIEPAKVNELVKKCSVEGDDVCDTAYQMYKCFFSNHKIPKEMFQLRKGIGRRNMQQ
- the LOC126579318 gene encoding general odorant-binding protein 56d-like; translation: MQFTIFFLLTGASLVFLAEVRSFTLRQQKMVSIYALECMAESGIDVASVTKLRDGDVTAASKANRSVKCFMKCFFEKEGFIDGDGQLQLENITVALEKDYERGTIDEMLVKCGVQKEDGCETAYHAYECYHDHYQNQ